The following proteins come from a genomic window of Nostoc sp. ATCC 53789:
- a CDS encoding HEAT repeat domain-containing protein, with protein MIVEWFTLWIGQKAVGFLVKTIISEEFFKDLVKDYAKDFFKHILNNAVTDRFKQEPLQKAVVMALTEFLQLMQQQFKVRCKLSEAEIQNYTEDINIFIRDKSVKEILGQAFDIQSDSLDFKTLADSWKRLQLQPLPPKFNWQTITNQYLIQVQDILSDSEELRYILELQKLSSIDKSLKESADIPKDFNLPQYLETIRERYGNLKLDSLETTAREHPVNLWQMFIPQNVRQVYQVLPELPKEHLRRLQESNQLDTEFEIEKFKEETERYQRTYFEQPIRSVLDVVREKQRKNYLVILGDPGSGKSTLLQYLALDWVEKTLEQNDFNLPIPLLIELRNYMRDRDAGSCNNFLQFYHNSPNCFYHLNQHKLHEQLKAGNALVMFDGLDEIFESAKREEVITSIHRFTNEYPDVQVIVTSRIIGYKQQQLRDAEFRHFMLQDLEPAQIQDFIERWHDKTFTHAEERDKNIKRERLQRVINESKAIAELAQNPLLLTMMAILNLKRELPRDRSELYKDASEVLLHNWDEGRNLKPDERLDIIDYKDKQAMLRQVAYLMQTSEKGLAGNIIYADDLEAIFTKYLQSIPVSDARDKARRLMKQVRDRNFILCFLGADYYAFVHRTFLEYFCAWEFVWQFEKERSITIEYLKTEVFGKHWQDETWHEVLLLIAGMIEPKFVGEILDYLMVQDGEEEKFINLFLAAKCLAEVRNCSVIASVANKLLDNLKDLTKYDIYRYSYFIIVSKEEIKLAQEIRTQAVAKVAAIWKDNSDTLHWLKDRATADNDRDVQRAAIEALASNFKDDPDTRSILKDRATADNQEYVRRAAIEALASNFKDDPDTRSFLKDRATVDNQGDVQRAAIEALASNFKDDPDTRSFLKDRATVDNQGDVRRAAIEALASNFKDDPDTRSFFRDRATADNQGYVRYSAIQALASNFKDDPDTCLILKDCATADNDRDVRRAAIKALASNFKDDPDTRSILKDRATVDNQEYVRRAAIEALASNFKDDPDTHSFLKDRATADNQGDVRRSAIEALASNFKDDPDTRSILKDRATADSQEYVRYSAIQALASNFKDDPDTCLILKDCATADNDRDVRRAAIKALASNFKDDPDTRSILKDRATADNQEYVRRAAIEALANNFKDDPDTCSFFKDRATVDNQGDVRRAAIEALASNFKDDPDTRSILKDRATADNQGYVRGAAIKALASNFKDDPDTRSILKDRATADNQGYVRGAAIETLAKHFRKKPELFEIYYNCAVNDPFERKRDYGTNPRRVALEIIIKQFPQHPQTLPLLRDKAENDPDEKVRDFAQQKLAELEM; from the coding sequence ATGATAGTTGAGTGGTTCACTCTGTGGATAGGTCAAAAAGCGGTTGGATTTCTTGTCAAAACTATTATTAGCGAAGAATTTTTCAAAGATTTAGTTAAGGACTACGCTAAAGATTTTTTCAAACATATTTTGAATAATGCTGTAACCGACCGCTTTAAGCAAGAACCGCTTCAGAAAGCTGTAGTTATGGCATTGACAGAATTTTTGCAACTGATGCAGCAGCAGTTCAAGGTTCGTTGCAAACTTTCTGAAGCTGAAATTCAAAATTACACTGAAGATATCAATATATTTATCCGTGATAAATCGGTTAAAGAAATTCTTGGTCAGGCTTTTGATATTCAATCTGATTCTCTAGATTTTAAAACACTAGCAGATAGTTGGAAAAGACTTCAGCTTCAACCTTTACCACCTAAATTTAACTGGCAAACAATTACAAACCAGTATCTCATACAAGTTCAAGATATTCTTTCTGATTCAGAAGAGTTACGCTATATCTTGGAACTTCAAAAATTATCCAGTATTGACAAGAGTTTAAAAGAAAGTGCTGATATTCCCAAGGATTTTAATTTACCGCAATATTTAGAAACTATTCGTGAACGCTACGGCAATCTGAAGTTAGATAGTTTAGAAACTACAGCCCGCGAACATCCGGTAAACTTATGGCAAATGTTTATCCCGCAAAATGTGCGGCAAGTTTATCAGGTTTTACCAGAACTGCCTAAAGAACATCTCCGCCGACTACAAGAAAGTAATCAATTAGATACGGAATTTGAAATAGAAAAATTTAAAGAAGAAACAGAACGTTATCAACGCACTTATTTTGAACAGCCAATCCGTTCAGTATTAGATGTTGTCCGAGAGAAGCAACGTAAGAATTATTTAGTTATTTTAGGCGATCCTGGTTCTGGCAAGTCTACATTGTTGCAATATCTAGCGTTGGATTGGGTAGAAAAAACTCTCGAACAGAATGATTTTAATCTGCCAATTCCTTTGCTGATTGAATTACGCAATTATATGCGCGATCGCGATGCGGGTAGTTGTAATAATTTTCTCCAATTTTACCATAATAGTCCCAATTGTTTTTATCACCTCAATCAGCATAAATTGCATGAGCAACTAAAGGCTGGCAACGCTTTAGTCATGTTTGATGGTTTGGATGAAATCTTTGAATCGGCGAAGCGGGAAGAAGTAATTACCAGTATTCATCGCTTCACTAATGAATATCCCGATGTGCAGGTAATTGTCACTTCTCGGATTATCGGCTATAAACAGCAACAATTGCGAGATGCAGAGTTTCGCCACTTCATGTTGCAAGATTTAGAACCAGCACAGATTCAAGATTTTATTGAGCGTTGGCATGATAAAACTTTTACTCATGCGGAAGAAAGAGATAAAAATATCAAACGAGAGCGTCTACAAAGAGTAATTAATGAATCAAAGGCAATTGCAGAATTAGCACAAAATCCTCTGCTGTTAACGATGATGGCAATTCTCAATCTCAAGCGAGAATTACCCAGAGATAGAAGTGAACTGTATAAAGATGCTTCAGAGGTTCTGTTGCATAATTGGGACGAGGGACGCAATTTAAAGCCAGATGAACGTCTGGACATTATTGATTATAAAGATAAACAGGCAATGTTGCGTCAAGTTGCTTATCTTATGCAAACCAGTGAAAAAGGTTTAGCTGGCAATATTATCTATGCGGATGATTTAGAAGCAATCTTCACTAAATATCTGCAAAGCATACCAGTGAGTGATGCTAGAGATAAAGCCAGACGGTTGATGAAACAAGTGCGCGATCGCAATTTTATTTTATGTTTCTTGGGTGCAGATTACTATGCCTTTGTGCATCGGACATTTTTAGAATATTTCTGTGCTTGGGAGTTTGTCTGGCAGTTTGAGAAGGAACGCAGTATTACGATTGAGTATCTAAAAACTGAAGTTTTTGGTAAACACTGGCAAGATGAAACTTGGCATGAGGTATTGCTGTTAATTGCGGGAATGATTGAGCCAAAATTTGTTGGTGAAATTCTTGATTACTTAATGGTACAAGATGGGGAAGAGGAAAAATTTATCAATCTGTTTTTAGCGGCTAAGTGCCTTGCAGAGGTGAGAAATTGCTCAGTGATTGCGTCAGTGGCTAATAAATTGCTTGACAATCTAAAAGACTTAACTAAATATGACATCTACCGATACAGTTACTTTATAATAGTGTCTAAGGAAGAAATTAAGCTAGCTCAAGAAATTCGTACTCAAGCAGTTGCAAAAGTCGCCGCGATTTGGAAAGATAACAGCGATACCTTACACTGGCTCAAAGACCGTGCCACTGCTGATAATGATAGGGATGTGCAACGTGCAGCCATCGAAGCATTAGCCAGCAATTTCAAAGATGACCCGGATACCCGCTCGATTCTCAAAGACCGTGCCACTGCTGATAATCAAGAGTATGTGCGACGTGCAGCCATCGAAGCATTAGCCAGCAATTTTAAAGATGACCCAGACACCCGCTCGTTTCTCAAAGACCGCGCCACTGTTGATAATCAAGGGGATGTGCAACGTGCAGCCATCGAAGCATTAGCCAGCAATTTCAAAGATGACCCGGACACCCGCTCGTTTCTCAAAGACCGCGCCACTGTTGATAATCAAGGGGACGTGCGACGTGCAGCCATCGAAGCATTAGCCAGCAATTTCAAAGATGACCCGGACACCCGCTCGTTTTTTAGAGACCGCGCCACTGCTGATAATCAAGGGTATGTGCGATATTCAGCCATCCAAGCACTAGCTAGCAATTTCAAAGATGACCCAGATACCTGCTTGATTCTCAAAGACTGCGCTACTGCTGATAATGATAGGGATGTGCGACGTGCAGCCATCAAAGCATTAGCTAGCAATTTCAAAGATGACCCGGATACCCGCTCGATTCTCAAAGACCGCGCCACTGTTGATAATCAAGAGTATGTGCGACGTGCAGCCATCGAAGCACTAGCTAGCAATTTCAAAGATGACCCGGATACCCACTCGTTTCTCAAAGACCGCGCCACTGCTGATAATCAAGGGGATGTGCGACGTTCAGCCATCGAAGCACTAGCTAGCAATTTCAAAGATGACCCGGATACCCGCTCGATTCTCAAAGACCGCGCCACTGCTGATAGTCAAGAGTATGTGCGATATTCAGCCATCCAAGCACTAGCTAGCAATTTCAAAGATGACCCAGATACCTGCTTGATTCTCAAAGACTGCGCTACTGCTGATAATGATAGGGATGTGCGACGTGCAGCCATCAAAGCATTAGCTAGCAATTTCAAAGATGACCCGGATACCCGCTCGATTCTCAAAGACCGCGCCACTGCTGATAATCAAGAGTATGTGCGACGTGCAGCCATCGAAGCATTAGCCAACAATTTCAAAGATGACCCGGACACCTGCTCGTTTTTTAAAGACCGCGCCACTGTTGATAATCAAGGGGATGTGCGACGTGCAGCCATCGAAGCATTAGCCAGCAATTTCAAAGATGACCCGGACACCCGCTCGATTCTCAAAGACCGCGCCACTGCTGATAATCAAGGGTATGTGCGAGGCGCAGCCATCAAAGCATTAGCCAGCAATTTCAAAGATGACCCGGACACCCGCTCGATTCTCAAAGACCGCGCCACTGCTGATAATCAAGGGTATGTGCGAGGCGCAGCCATCGAAACATTAGCCAAACACTTCAGAAAGAAGCCTGAGTTATTTGAAATTTACTACAACTGCGCTGTCAATGACCCCTTTGAGCGTAAGCGAGACTATGGAACAAACCCTCGGCGCGTTGCACTGGAGATAATTATCAAGCAATTTCCTCAACATCCCCAGACTTTACCACTGTTGCGCGACAAAGCAGAGAATGACCCAGATGAGAAAGTGCGAGACTTTGCTCAACAGAAGTTGGCAGAATTAGAGATGTAG
- a CDS encoding HigA family addiction module antitoxin yields MNNNRLPNIYPGEILQLEFLEPLNITPYRLSKDIGVAQTRISEILSGKRTITADTALRLSRYFGNSAQFWLNLQTQYDIRQALEENAEVYNQIPTLSFNDVT; encoded by the coding sequence ATGAACAACAACCGTTTGCCAAATATTTACCCTGGAGAAATCCTACAACTAGAATTTTTAGAGCCACTAAATATCACCCCTTATCGATTAAGCAAAGATATAGGTGTAGCTCAGACAAGAATTAGTGAAATTTTATCTGGAAAACGTACTATTACAGCAGATACAGCTTTGCGTTTATCTCGCTATTTTGGTAATAGCGCTCAGTTTTGGTTGAATTTACAAACGCAATACGATATACGTCAAGCTCTTGAAGAAAATGCAGAAGTTTATAATCAAATACCTACACTTTCGTTTAATGATGTAACCTGA
- a CDS encoding type II toxin-antitoxin system RelE/ParE family toxin codes for MTIVTQSDRIVIVSFKSEETKLIFDGFTSSQYPPNIQKTALRKLLILDAATSINDLRVPPGNRLEKLLGNRKGQYSIRINNQWRICFVWTDENNVSEVEIVDYH; via the coding sequence TTGACGATAGTAACGCAAAGCGATAGGATTGTGATTGTTAGTTTTAAATCTGAAGAGACAAAGCTTATCTTTGACGGCTTTACATCCTCTCAGTATCCGCCCAATATCCAAAAAACTGCTTTACGAAAACTGCTTATTCTTGACGCTGCAACATCAATTAATGATTTACGCGTTCCACCTGGTAATCGTTTAGAAAAGCTACTTGGCAATAGGAAAGGGCAGTACAGTATTCGTATTAATAATCAATGGCGAATCTGCTTTGTTTGGACGGATGAGAACAATGTTTCGGAAGTTGAAATAGTAGATTATCACTGA